The Toxoplasma gondii ME49 chromosome XI, whole genome shotgun sequence region CTGCGAGAGCTTCGCGGCCCTGATTAACGTCCTTCCTCTTAGCGCGAAGGCGGTCGTTGTCACGGTAAACGAACCAACCAGCCTGCGACCTCTGCTCGattcagaagaaagaagacagcggcGCAATGAGATTGAGAAAGTTCTTGGTGCTCTGTGACGTCGGCGTTTCGGAGATGCCTCAGAGGCAAAcctgccttctttcctcccatGTCTTCCCGCCATGGAGATGCCGTCTGGCAAATTCTCCTTTGTCGCCCTCCAACTCcgtctctcagcttctctcttctttctcgtttcttcggcttcttaCGTTCTTCACGTTGCTTTCATACATCccctttcttcatctcttcgtcctcgcctctgTTTTCATCCCCACACTGTTCGCCTTTTCTTTGTGTATCCTCTCTTTcatctttccttcctttacctcttctttcttcgtctcaccggttctctctctccggcgACGCATGCGGCTGTGTTGCCTTGTTGTTTTTCACTCACCGCTCTCTCCATGCTTCTCCTCGAACTGTTTTCCTTGTTGTTGGGCCTTCTCCGGCACCAGGCGGACCGGCGctcagagcgagagagacgcgaaaacgAAGGGTGGCTGGCGCCTCCTGAAGCTCCTCCGCTTGTTCTCCCGAACTGGCAAACGATGCATCCTGTCGAGTAAGCTTTTGCCGGATTTCGTTgcttctgcgcctcgccTTGTTGCCCTCGATCCTCCTCTTGAACTTCAGCAATGCCAACGCAGCAGTgacgaaacgcatgcatctcttGGGTCTTCTCTCGACGGCACCGTTTTCATGCGTCACGCTGTACACACGCACCGGCACAACGCATTCGATGCGCTGAAAGTCGAATGCGAAATAACTGCCTAATGTTTTCGACTGTCGAAACGGAGGTTCAACTCAATCTTTCACTGGCGCATTGACGTCCATTGTGCCTCCACCTCAACACCtatctctctgcatgtgcacacagaagtacaaatatatatatatatatacatacatatatatatgtatatctgtttatctgtatatatatatatatatatatatatttggatCTGTAAATATGTAGGTAGTATATGCCTAGGTATATtacgtatatgcatatgtgtgaGTGATGTCATATGTTTTTGTACAGTTTGCTCGGGGTGGATCCTTCGTTGTCCAcctgtgtgtgtatgcgtTGGTTTAGACGCTTTTGTGGCGTGGAGGGAGACATAACGGAGCGTCTTTTGCAGTCTGAGACAGAAGACTGCGGTGTTTGACTTTTTCAGCATGGAGGcctgggagaagaagcagcgacgagTAGTTCGCACGCGCCATGTGAAAGCGAAAATCATTCGCCAGGCTGATGGAAGGAAGCTTGCGGCAACCATGGCTCTCCATGGGCGCCAGGTATGATCGATCTCGACAGAGGACTGACTTCCTCGGCTTTTGCTGTCCTTGTCGGTTCTGGACTCCACGAAAATCtgtccgtttctctgtcgtgtcTTGGAATCCTTCGTGGattcgctgtttctttcgGGACTGCATGTACTGGCCTCCCGGTCCTCCTCCCGCCTCGTATActtacatgtatatatgtatatgtctatatatgtatatgtgtatatgtatatatatgtatatgtgtatatatgtatatatatgtatatgtgtatatgtctatatatgtatatgtgtatatgtctatatatatgtatatgtgtatatgtctatatatgtatatgtgtatatgtctatatatatgtatatgtgtatatgtgtatatgtgtattgGTATGTATCTAgcgagaggcgcggagaGGAGCCGTATCATGTAAATGCGTCTTTGGTTCGTGCCAGCCAATGGGGAGCGCTCGCTGCCTTGCTTGTGCTCGGTCCGGTCGTTGCCCCAAGGCCTTTCGAACTGCTCtctgcctgtttctctcgccttctgcttgTCCACGCGAATGCGTTTCGCTCTTGGTGGAAACTTCTCCAGGCCATTCACCGCGACGCCGCCGTCAGCTCGCTGGTCTCGGTCGCGGCCATGTGTGCCTCGAATTCGCAAAGAGCCTTGCGAGGCGAGCTGCTGCCTGAGACGCTGAACCTGCTAGCTGCCGAGTACGCAAAACCTGCCTGAAGCTGCGGCTGAAAAACTGTTCCGCATGCATTTGCAAGAGCCAAACGCCCACCCAAAATGTTGCCCACTGAAGCAGAGAACATGTTGCTTCTCACTGCCGCGAGATCTGGCATCTGACGCGCCTCCCTTTTCCGTCACAGCCGCTTGCTTCACGATTCTTCTGAGACCCGGCAGGAAGTCGTCCATGCACAAACATCGCTAGCTTAACTTCGGTACTCTCCTTCGTCATACACacgcagatatatatatatatatagatatatatatctatatatatatatatatatagatatgtatatatatgtgaatgtgTACTGGCGTAAGTCTGCATTGCTACGTTCGCATGGACCTCCTGTAACTGCACTGGTGCCTTTACAGAAGGAACACTATCAGCAGACGACTGAGTTGCTCATTCAGTATTTCCTGTCTGGCTGGAGACTGAAACTGCTTTTCCTGTTATAGTGTCTTGCCGTTCTATCATTTCGAGTTTCCAGTTTCGATTCCTGAGCCTCCCTTGATGGTGCCTGtagtctctcgtcttcgtcgtctcgtcCGTTATGTTCGAgagcgtcttcctcttcctctctctctttttctccttgctgctctcctttgtgttcgccttcgttttctctttttcactCGCGCTCCGTTGCTCCTTCTGGACCGTTCCttgtccttcgtcttcgtttgcTTGTCCTTCTTGGTGTTTGTCCTAatgttcgtctctcttgttctccttctgtcctGTTTCTCCGTGGTGTCCTCTCTGTGCTACTTCTCTGCAACCGTCGCAGTTTTTTTATGCGTTTTTGGTCCTCGGCAGACTCCTGGGTCGCTCCGCAGACGCGCTCAGCCCCCATCTCCTCAgcctttcgtttctgctctcACAGTCGTCCGTCTCCCTCACGGAACGCCTGTTTCTCCACCTCGAGGCAGTCCTGCGCGGCTGGCTCGAGGAAAATGGATttgtcgagaagaagcaaaccgAAAACGTGGATGGCGAGAGCAAAGAGCTCTGCACAGAGACggcgagcgagaagcgtcGGAAGGCCTCTGAGGAGCAGCTGCGCAATCTTCCACCAGGCCTCAACGTCTTCGGCCTTGTCCAGTCGGTTAGTGGAGGGGAGGACGAAGCGGGCAGAAAGACCTTCTGGTCGCTTCCCTGTTTCGCAGCTCCTCAGGTCTCCGtagttccttcttcctctcatcTTTTGTggcttctcctgcacctcttcttctctctgctgccctttttttctcctctctgctgccctttttttctcctctcgcctctcttctccactgcGTCGTTTGAGTGTCTGTCTTATTTCCTTGGGGTCCTTCTCGCTGTGCTGATCATTCAGagtccctcttcctctgatGCGCTCCTGGCGTCCGGGGAACGTTCGGAAACGTCGAAGAGCGCCGACACCGAGTCGGCACTCTGGGAGAGTCGCGTCCTCGCCGCGCTGCTGTCCAGCTTCCTGCGCGTGGACGACTACCGCCGTAAGACAAGGCGAAACGACGGACGTCCtagagaaaaggagggagaacagggggaagaaagaagccaagaggaaagaggacaaGATGGCGACAGGGGTGTGAAAGGTGCAAAtcaggagagacgaagtggaaggcatgagagaaagagagagagagaaagagacccTGAGAGGATCGGAGTCACAAGGAGTCCCAAAAAAACACCCTGGCGGTGACTCCGCTGAccagatgcatgcaggcgtTTTGGTTATATGACTGTTGTACACCGCCCGTCGCACGGCTGTCGTCCTGCACTGGAAGAGGTCTTGAAggagttcttctctttgtcctGGCCACTGTATTCTCCTCCCGCGCCGTTCTTCGTCACCCGAGAttgccttcctcttcacgAGTATCCTCTTCTTTCACagctttcgtcttctttctcgcttcgcctgtctcttcagccTCACTCgacttcgttcttcttctctcggacGCTCTCCGGAACTCGCTCCGCCGGACGgctgttctttcctctgcgtccgaGTCTTCCGCGCCGCTCGCCATTCACGAAAAAGATGTCTTGTCGCTGAAGGAGACTGGGGCTCTGCTCTCCAGTTTCGCGACGGTGAggacaagaaggaacagcAGAACGCGACGAACCtgcaaacgcatgcgcaaAGTCCCACAGACACGGAATACGAAACAAACGCGCCAAGTGCCTGACTCTCTGGAATCCATCCGTTTCCATGTTccctcactctctctctctgtataatgatatagatatacataaaGATAGATATCAACAAATATATGGATTTTTGTATGgagatctctctctctctctgtctacatatatatatagtatgTGTATTTCCCCTTAAATGTATTAAAGGTTCAGGACATTATTACGAGTTAGATCCTGGCTCCGCAAGAACGCAAGAGATACTTTTTATTTAAAGTTACGATATTTAAATGTAAAGCAATTAGATAATTGAAAAAGTAACCGTTTTGATTTTATTAATTCAAAACACGAATAAATAAAATGTTGAGAATAGGGGATATCAGAGAAGTGAAAAGGTAAAATAAAATTTTAAATTATAGGGACAAAAAGGATgttttatatatatatatatatatatatatttgtatgccttttctctgtaccgtctgtctgtctgcatgTTTATTGATGACGGTGTTGTCTGATCTACAAAAGGGATGTTTGTTTCAAAACGAATGATTTTGTGTTTTCAGTCAGGTTACGcagttcctccttctctgaTGGCTTGTCTTGTGGAGCACTTCCTCTATGACGTCGACCTCTTCCTCAcatcttcccctctttctccttttgcttcgtctccatcttcatcttcttcgtcggcggAGGAAGCTGAGCAGTTGTCGCAGAGCTTCTTCTGTTCATCGCGAGGCCGCGCGACGCCTGGAGACTGCGCGacgcttcttcactctctcgcttctccgtcgcctctctcgagcGAACGCCTCGCGGCGGCCGACAAGgctggagagcagaagacCGCGAACTTGGAGAAGCTGAGGTTCGAGGCAATGACGCAGGCCTGGCGCCTTGTCGCGCCTGTGCTCCATCTCCTGCAACCCCCATGCAAGTAAGGGCACGGTGACAAACAAGGTGGACGGACTGTCACCGCGCagcaggggagagaagaagaacgagcgaacgggagggaggagaaaaaaacgaagaaagagaaacaaatgagcatggaagaggagacgagagggaagggGAAAGCCTCAGGAAAAGACATGCGCACAGAAGAACGGATTCAAGTATGCTCAGGTGCCTGCGCAAGGCGCAACGGGAGCAACGGAGATCGCGGAGAGGACATCTGCATCCAAGCACACAGACCGCGCTTCGTCCTTGCTTTAGATTTTCACCGACGGGGAAGCGAAGGCTTGTGCATCTGTTACTCAATGTCACAGAAGCCACAAACACTCTGGAGGTTTTTATTTGGGAGAACATCGCGTCTCCTTGGGAGCCATCGAGCGTTTAAACTCGACAGGCGTTTCCCATTGACGATGCAATCGTGGTTTCAGCTGCTTCGTTCCGGGAACTTTGCCGATGCTGGGATGGATCTAGGATTTACAGTAGGAGTCTTTCCAACTGCAGAAAGGCCCTATCCGCAGCGCTACGGAGAGCCAGGATGCGTCCACGTACTGCCCGAAAGAGTCCGAAAACAACCAGATACGTAGGacgttcactgcgatcttgAATGGCGTTTTCTTCCACATCCCAGTTCCACTGTGATGGAATTCAAACCCCCCACACAGTCTTTAAGGTTGGAAGCGTTTCCCCGTTTTCCGCGGCTCAAActgtcgcttttttctctttctctgcggtcCTCAGGCTGCTCATTTTAAACAGCTTGCAGACTGCGCATGCTCCGCCAGATGTATCGTCGACGGCTTTCTTCCAGTAAGGCGAGATTCCTGAAAGAGGCGAGGCACTTGTTTCTCGATCGGCTCGCTCATGCTCTCCGTGACCGCCCGTCTGCGGTGTCCGGCCATGCTCGTACTGTCTGCACACACCACAAGCCCCCATATCTCGGACTCCCGTTACAGGAGAGGTCACTGTCCGGatttcgctgcatgcgcttgccTTTCTAGGTAGCGCGCTCCTGCGAACAGTCCTGCAACTTAAAACAGGGATGCTCAGCGACGCGCTGCAGGACCTCGTTGCTGGAGGGGATCAGCGTTTCCAGGAGCAGACGGCTTCTCGCGACGGCAGACTTCAAACAGGAATTTTTCTAGGATCGTCAACTGGAGACCAGATAGCTGTGTTCAGCCGTTCACGATGATGACGCACAAGAATGAAGCACTGTTGCTGAGTCGCGTTCTGTATTTTTAGTCCTCTCCTCTGTAGGCAGTTTAGGTTCGACTGGATCTAAAGAGTAGCCTCAGTCTCGTAGGATACTCGCATCCACGACGTTGACTTCCGTTTCGAGCACTGGGGAAGGGGGCAGTGTCCAGCAGTCCCGTGAGGAACGCTGAGATCTCCCCTCAGTcgagttttcttctgcagtctcTTGGCGCAGGGATAAAGTCCAAATACTCGTTTCTGTGTAGAAAAGCTGTTAGACCCGCGGCCCTTCCTCAGCATTGAAGATCCCGAGGTCCAGCGTAGACACACAGATAGACATGTTCATCCTTGTACGGTGAATTCCGACAGAACTTCCTTGCCTCCCCAGTTTTTTTGCGCGAAACAAAGCTCGAGTTTTCAAAGGCAACATAGTCAATGGAAGCCTTCGCTCAGCCACTGCGGCACTGTCAAAAAAACGCGCTTTGTTTACGCCGGGTCCTTCTCAGTTTGCCTACGACGCCCGAGAGTGCAGTCGACTATTGGCTGCTTGGCGGATTCTGCGTATCCGACGCATCGGTCGACCTGCTCTGTCTTGTTCAGTTCAAAACGGTCTCTCTAAAACTCTTCACCCTGCtttgtctgtctgtttcgcgCAGACGTAGCTTGGAAACGTTCCTTCGCGACAACCCTGACGtcgactcttctctcctcggctCTCTCTTCGGCACGCAGGGGAGACAGTAGAAATCTGcggcgcgggagaagagaccaACCAGTTCAACACTCCTGGTCGAGCAGGCCGTCCAGGTGCCTGTGGACGTCTGCGAAaaccgccttcttcctcaggaCAACGTACATGCATCACCACTTCGCTTGTCTCCATgaaattatatatatatatatgtgtgtatgtatatcgagcgaactgaagagagaaacaagctGCAAATTGTTTACATGGggatgtgtgtgtttccttGTTTTGGACACAGTTTCTACTTGAAGGCAGGTTTGTGGGCGGCTGTGTTTATCGTCTTGGGTGTGAGGAACGCTTCGCAAGAGTCCGAGAGTGGTGCCGGGGGCGCCGGGATTATCGCGGAGtctctgcgtgcatgcggcAATCGCCGTCGATCTCTTTGGACCCTGAGGAGTCGTGATACCGGATTTGGGCGTCGTGGAAGCATCCAGAGAAACTCCTCAGTTGCTTCCTGACGCGAgctttctctccacgtttCAGAACTAAAGCATAAAAGGAGAACACTGAAACTCAAAGCGAATTCTCACCACGAGTGCAGGCAAGGAGGTTGACGAGCTTCCACTGCAGCAGCGCTATGCGAACGTGAAGAGAAACCTGTGCTGTACTTCGAATCTCGACCTGGCGAGTCGGGGAGCGCTTcccctccccttcttcggGTGTTTGCTGGCGAAGGCTGAGCGCGGGCGGCACACGCGAACCGAAGAGAAGACCAATGAAGAAGCGACTGGTGCTCTCCTTTTATTTCATGTCTCAGAGACACCGACAGCATgggaacagagacgaagaaaatcTGTTTCTCCGGCTCAAACGCGACCGACAGAGAACACAAACGCAAAAACGCGATTTTGAAGCTGCTCAAGACCATGAGTCGGTGCCTGGATCGAATCAAGCGTCGTCTAAACGTCGAACGTGATAGAAGTCGACTTTGATAGGGAGATACGCAgtgcgagcgagagagacagacgcgccCTAGAGCAGTGTCACTATTGGTAGACCGGCAAACAtcgggagcgagagaaaggaacgatAGAGAGATGGTCGGCTTTCAGACTCACTGGGTCGGctagaaagacagagacaacagaaacgagagagcgcTGGGCTGCAGAGCCGTATACCACAGAGGGGTGCAAAAGGTgagacgagacaggagaggagatCCTTGAATAGTGCACTTATTATATGGTGGTTGAACTCCTTTGTGTTATTCGTGGATTGATGTGActtcgtcgccgtcttccCCGTAGGAGGGAAGCCTTCGACAACAGAGACGCCGCTGTGTTCTTTGAAATCAAGATCGGAAGTTTTCTCACCACGACAACAcaaaggaacagagaagccaAGAGACGGAGCCGCGAAAGAACGGCCTCGAAGGAACTGACCGCAACGCCTCCACACACCGCATGGCCCGTGCAGACGAAACGCGACAGCATATGCGCGCATCTCTGGGGTCTCTCGCCAGTCCAGATCCACGGACTCTCTTGCGAGTAAATCGCCTCTTGGAGAACGCGCGTTTCAGGCctggagaggcgaaacgcagaacTTGGGTGAGCAAGAATCACAGCACTACCCACTCATCAGAGCGCCCCGAGAACTTGGAGACTCCAGAGTGgaagaagtgatacaattTGCTAACGCGCGACACTGCCTTCGTTCGTTTCCACGCATGTCTCAAGGTTCTGGGTCCAATCCCTCGAAGAGATGAAACAAACGCGACAAGCCGCTCGCAAAACTtagaacgaggaaagaggaggtGTCTCCACCGCcgatcctctctctctctcccagcACAGCACCGTCGCACACACTCTGTGATGTTAACTGAGCGCCATCGGCAGACGCCAAGACAGTCTCGCCCTCCACAGCTGTGCATGCCGATCCCTCCATcgcttccgttttcttctcttcttctctttttcttcactttGTCGGCCTTCACGCAGCGTCGCGACTCGCACCGGGTCGCGCGCCTTCGAGGACGTCTACCGCCCAGAGTTTTCCGAGGCCGTCTTCTCCGGCGCTGAGAATTGGCCACAGCCTCAGGCCTTCGGCGCCTCTGCAGGCGTCCTCactctcgcctttcgctgcatgcggctcGAGCGCCAGCAGCTCCATGACTGCTCCCGTCTCGTGTGCCGCCCAGACGCCCACAGCCTCGCCCTGCCGCAGGTCGACGAGCAGAACGTTTCCGTTGGTCGTTCCGGCAGCGACGATGGGGAGTCCTCCCGGATGCAGACAGAGTCGCGTCACCCCTTCGTCCTTCCCAAACAGCTGGTCGTCTGTCCGTTCCTGCCGCCCTGGGTCTTCGCTCGCGTCGTGCTCGTAGGTCTGGGCCGGCttcgagagaggaggcgagacggacgaggacgagcgcgaagcgaaggacgcaactgagagcgcagagagagaaagggcagCGCGAACGTTCCGCTGCGCGATGTTCCAGACGAGAAGGTCTCCGTCGAGACCTGCCGTGAGAAGACATCCCTGGGCCAGTTGGCCCTGCCAAGCGGCGCGGACCGCAGCGGCAGTCAGGATGGCCTCTCGCGCGTTTGTCTCAGGTTTCTCGCCGTCGAGTCCGCGCTCCAATCGCGTCGCGAAGAacgcgacggcgagagcCTCCTCTGGGTCGGTCTCCCGTGTCTCGGCCTCTGGCGGGAGAAACTCGACAGCTTCAACGGAGCTGGTGTGTGCGGCCGAGACGAACACCgcttttcctgtcttctcgttGAAGAGGAAGATCCAGCCGTCTTCAAATCCGACACAGACGAGGCCCTCGAGGCCTGAACCGAAACCTCCGTCGccctgcgccttctctgcactCCTCCCCGCCGTCGGCCTCGCGAACACCCTGAGCGTCGCAACGCCGCGCGGCGTCGCGttgtccgcttcttcttcttcttttttcgcgcgTCCCGCCTGCCTCCCGGCTCCGAAGCCGACGGTCTGCGGCCGTCGGACGCAGACTCCAGGAGCCTTTGCGAGAGGTTCGAACGCAGGGtgcagaaacgcggagagagcGCGGCCTGTCTTCGCCTCGAAAACGTTCACAGATCCGTCCGCCGCGCCCACAATACACGTCTTGCCCTCTGCGCcgaacgcgcatgcagtcaagGGGGCTCCCGCGACAAACACCGAAAGAGTCACCGGCGCCGGAGCGCGCGATCCGCGTTTCTCGGTGCTGGTGGGGAGCAGCCATACCCAGGCGGTCTGGTCggcagagacggcgaggactGCGTAGCCTCGCGGATGAAACGCGAGCGCCGTCACATCCGCTGTGGGGCCTTTCAAGTGATGGAGCATTGACGCCTcgagcgccgaagaagaggaagcaaaagaagaagaagcagaagaaccagaagaaccagaagaagaagaggaagcagaagaagaagaagaggaagaagaggaagaagaggaagaagagggaggagaagagggagaagaagaaggagaagaagaggggatAGAGTAGATGCGAACATCTCCATCGAAGCATCCACAGGCAAGCAGACGTCcgtcgagggagaaggcagtGGCGGAGACGGTGTCCTTGCCTTCGTCAAGAACGGCGAcgggagcgagaagagcaggagacgcagacgcaccCCCCGACAGGcttctcgagagagaaggaacgaggTAGAGACGACATTTGTCGTCGCAGGagccgagagcgacgagacggTCTGCGCCCAGTcgcagtggagagacagagccggACACGATCGCGTCCTCTGCGCCCTCGCAAACGGCTTGCAGACGGCGCGCGGCCTcatcgaggagaaacggagaagacgcagaagcagaagggagGTCCAAGAACTCGCCTTCCGGTGTTTCGATCACCCAGCGACAGCCTGGAGGGGCGTCAGGAAATCCGGCGtcctcaccttcttcgtcttcgtccatCGATGCATCGTCGTCGTCCATTGACGCGTCGTCGTCGACCTCGCTGGCTGGGACCGCCAGAGCAGCATCAACGCAGTGTTCAGGATCCAGAAAAGATTCTTCTTCCGGCACGAGGACCACTGAAtccagaggagaaacagcagaagaagaagaggaagaagaggaagaagaggaagaagaggaagaagaagaagaggaagaagaagaggaagaagaagaagaggaagatggaagaagaagggtgTTGGTGTTCGCCATCGTTTTGCTAAGAGGTGAGAGCGCTGAAGCGAGTGCAGACGTCCGGGAGTGGAGAGAGCGGGGAGACCGCGACCTTGGAaggcagaaggaaagcgagCACAAAGATACACTCGCTTGAACGCGTCAGACACAGGAGCGTCGCCCTCTGTTGTTTCgtcgtttgtctcctcttcgtctctcgccttttcgaGTCTCCCGTCTTTCTGGAAGACCGAggtgctcttctctctcgaggcgcTGTCGCGCGTCACCCTCCTTCGCGTTCCGGCAGCGAcagcctctccgtctcttctctctgagctTCTCCAGCCTTTCCTCGAGCGGggatgcagaggagagaaaacggacggtgtctcgccttcgtaGGCCGCGGGGGGGCGCGAAGCCaacgcgtgcatgcgaaaGGAAGCTGCGGGAACTGGAACCGTCCCTACTGGGGAGTCTGCCGGCAACttgaagaggaaggcaggtggaacagaaaaaagacggaaaatacggagagaaaaaagattcTGGGGGGCTGTTTTgcggggagacgagacacaaaCCGCGCcacagtgcatgcgcccTCGAGTTCTGTGTCCCGgggctgctgtctccgagaaaagaagacccgtgcatgcgcatgttTTGTGTAACTGTCTTCCGTTCTTGTGATTTTCTGCACTGCGCTTGaccgttttccttctctccttcatctgttcgtctcttcctctcgtctccttgtGAACAGCTTCCATGCAGCTGTACTGAGTTCCAGAGAGTaactggagagacgcgtctTTTCTCTACAGAGCAAGTCGCTGGCGCCCAGTGCCAGAGTGCAGTCTTCTCGTCGGCAaagcttttctctctcggctctcggAAACTGGTCAAATGTACACGAGGGTCTCGACAGGAGACAAGTTTCTCACGCGTTCCTCTCGGTGTCTGaatcgtctcctctccctctctcctgaGGCCGCGTTCTCTATCCACCATTTACCTCgggcgtctctttctctctagtccgtcttcctcgcattccttctctcctcgctctcattgtctttctctttctcggtctccttctgtcgctgttccattctcttcttctctctcgcgttccttctcacctctcctctttctctttgcgtctcgttctctcttcttcttccttcccctctctct contains the following coding sequences:
- a CDS encoding hypothetical protein (encoded by transcript TGME49_310300); its protein translation is MFSRSQMLRQGTRQSSFLSSSASFLSLSSRFSSPEMIFASRLFSSSFSPRPLSPVSSSLLALSFLSPSSSVPLSSSSLSSSSASSSSSFSHAESARAYSETARDRSPPCAFASQGGGFPTLAAAFLRRFASSSSPSPRKKGECIVADEADEVAESLLSSVSSSPSSPSSSAWLLDTGEIVPGAFASVKKVGDFPLLPLSLLLSRLKERRQELLRDWQVHAVRQAAVREPLAEATRENDGGAGPRAVEAFAREEERIQRKIKILELLACGGLEENASSQGAIGDAKRIAFLAHADAVNLLLLLAAEAETLARPGEREETEGKEGSSAVGEISKQEERQLWRLKCEGNEEKWNLCISRLKELALDHEDSFLVFYAMCSTNRFDAVLLPALLERLEASFFSSQALSKPLFHPIFEVWDPPCESFAALINVLPLSAKAVVVTADRRSERERRENEGWLAPPEAPPLVLPNWQTMHPVDMEAWEKKQRRVVRTRHVKAKIIRQADGRKLAATMALHGRQAIHRDAAVSSLVSVAAMCASNSQRALRGELLPETLNLLAAELLGRSADALSPHLLSLSFLLSQSSVSLTERLFLHLEAVLRGWLEENGFVEKKQTENVDGESKELCTETASEKRRKASEEQLRNLPPGLNVFGLVQSSPSSSDALLASGERSETSKSADTESALWESRVLAALLSSFLRVDDYRPSLDFVLLLSDALRNSLRRTAVLSSASESSAPLAIHEKDVLSLKETGALLSSFATSGYAVPPSLMACLVEHFLYDVDLFLTSSPLSPFASSPSSSSSSAEEAEQLSQSFFCSSRGRATPGDCATLLHSLASPSPLSSERLAAADKAGEQKTANLEKLRFEAMTQAWRLVAPVLHLLQPPCKLLILNSLQTAHAPPDVSSTAFFQRSLETFLRDNPDVDSSLLGSLFGTQGRQ
- a CDS encoding WD domain, G-beta repeat-containing protein (encoded by transcript TGME49_310310); translation: MANTNTLLLPSSSSSSSSSSSSSSSSSSSSSSSSSSSSSAVSPLDSVVLVPEEESFLDPEHCVDAALAVPASEVDDDASMDDDDASMDEDEEGEDAGFPDAPPGCRWVIETPEGEFLDLPSASASSPFLLDEAARRLQAVCEGAEDAIVSGSVSPLRLGADRLVALGSCDDKCRLYLVPSLSRSLSGGASASPALLAPVAVLDEGKDTVSATAFSLDGRLLACGCFDGDVRIYSIPSSSPSSSPSSPPSSSSSSSSSSSSSSASSSSSGSSGSSASSSFASSSSALEASMLHHLKGPTADVTALAFHPRGYAVLAVSADQTAWVWLLPTSTEKRGSRAPAPVTLSVFVAGAPLTACAFGAEGKTCIVGAADGSVNVFEAKTGRALSAFLHPAFEPLAKAPGVCVRRPQTVGFGAGRQAGRAKKEEEEADNATPRGVATLRVFARPTAGRSAEKAQGDGGFGSGLEGLVCVGFEDGWIFLFNEKTGKAVFVSAAHTSSVEAVEFLPPEAETRETDPEEALAVAFFATRLERGLDGEKPETNAREAILTAAAVRAAWQGQLAQGCLLTAGLDGDLLVWNIAQRNVRAALSLSALSVASFASRSSSSVSPPLSKPAQTYEHDASEDPGRQERTDDQLFGKDEGVTRLCLHPGGLPIVAAGTTNGNVLLVDLRQGEAVGVWAAHETGAVMELLALEPHAAKGESEDACRGAEGLRLWPILSAGEDGLGKLWAVDVLEGARPGASRDAA